The segment TAATTGAGGCTCAAGTAAATCCATTTTTTGTTCTAAGAAAGTAATCATTTCAGGAGAAGTTCTGATTTTTTTATCGGACATTTTTGGATTTGCAAGATCTGAACCGACAATAAATAAATCGTTTTGAATTTTAATCAAAATATCTTTAATTTCAGGATCTAATTCAAGAGATAAAGCAACTCCAATTGAGGAATTAAGTTCATCGACTGCACCGTATGACAATATTCTTTCATCAGATTTCCATACACGTGAATTGTCAAATAATGATGTTTTACCTTCGTCCCCTGTTTTAGTATAAATCTTCATAAAAATTCGCTTACTGCATATCTATTAAGGGTATGTTAAAATTCACATGG is part of the Candidatus Nitrosopelagicus brevis genome and harbors:
- a CDS encoding cob(I)yrinic acid a,c-diamide adenosyltransferase; this encodes MKIYTKTGDEGKTSLFDNSRVWKSDERILSYGAVDELNSSIGVALSLELDPEIKDILIKIQNDLFIVGSDLANPKMSDKKIRTSPEMITFLEQKMDLLEPQLEPLTSFILPGGTLLASILHLSRTISRRAETHVVALSRNEEINKDAAIYLNRLSDLMFILARSINNRKDKPDIVWKP